A part of Acidobacteriota bacterium genomic DNA contains:
- a CDS encoding MlaD family protein: MARSGTRDLSVGAMLALALIVLAVSVMAIGDSRRLFGGRTSFVVRFPTTDGLVIGSPVKMAGVQIGSVSDIKLSTDAAEPGIRVGLIVDADFSGRIREDSGAALRILQLLSGEKFVEIVPGTPDSPLLAAGGEIRPVQDPELLQQAAVAAENLNDITVSLKNLLESLESGEGLIGQMMTDPEFGRSGVDALAGSMENLRAITADLLKGEGFVGRLLYDESFATKIDDLGTAIESLSKLVNGISLDEGAVGEMLREDGKGRQIVDDLASASASLKRMTTQIENGNGLISKLVYDEAYSEQLAVDLGRILSNTAEITEKVNTGQGTLGALVNERQLHTGLEQVVAGVNDSKFARWLMRRYQKKGIKSEDEQAED, encoded by the coding sequence ATGGCGCGTAGCGGCACGCGTGACCTGTCGGTCGGTGCCATGCTGGCACTGGCGTTGATCGTCCTGGCCGTCTCCGTGATGGCGATCGGCGATAGCCGACGTCTCTTTGGCGGACGAACCTCCTTCGTTGTCCGTTTCCCCACGACCGATGGCCTCGTCATCGGGTCGCCCGTCAAGATGGCAGGCGTGCAGATCGGTAGCGTCTCCGACATCAAGCTCTCGACCGATGCGGCGGAGCCGGGAATCCGTGTCGGGCTGATCGTCGATGCCGACTTCTCGGGACGGATCCGCGAGGACTCCGGCGCCGCGCTCAGGATTCTCCAGCTTCTGTCCGGAGAGAAATTTGTAGAGATCGTGCCGGGAACCCCGGACAGCCCCTTGCTGGCAGCAGGTGGTGAGATTCGGCCGGTTCAGGACCCCGAACTTCTCCAGCAGGCCGCCGTGGCCGCCGAGAATCTCAACGACATCACCGTCTCGCTCAAGAACCTTTTGGAATCCCTGGAATCGGGCGAGGGGCTGATCGGGCAGATGATGACGGATCCCGAGTTCGGTCGCTCCGGTGTCGATGCCCTGGCCGGTTCGATGGAGAACTTGCGTGCCATCACCGCGGACCTCCTGAAGGGGGAGGGGTTCGTGGGCCGTCTGCTCTACGACGAGTCCTTCGCCACCAAGATCGACGACCTGGGGACGGCCATCGAGAGCCTCTCAAAGCTGGTCAACGGCATCAGCCTGGATGAGGGGGCGGTCGGTGAGATGTTGCGGGAGGACGGCAAGGGTCGGCAGATCGTTGACGACCTGGCCTCCGCATCGGCCTCTCTCAAGCGGATGACCACCCAGATCGAGAACGGCAACGGTTTGATCTCGAAGTTGGTCTATGACGAGGCCTATTCGGAGCAATTGGCGGTCGACCTGGGCCGAATCCTCTCGAATACTGCCGAAATCACGGAAAAGGTGAACACCGGACAGGGGACGCTCGGGGCCCTGGTCAACGAGCGACAGCTACATACCGGACTCGAACAGGTTGTCGCCGGCGTAAACGACAGTAAATTCGCACGGTGGTTGATGCGCCGCTATCAGAAGAAAGGCATCAAGTCCGAGGACGAACAGGCGGAGGATTGA
- a CDS encoding GDP-mannose 4,6-dehydratase: protein MARSKTILVTGGAGFIGSHLAEALLARNDRVVVLDNFDPFYEESIKRRYIQKAQKSSDYRLVEGDIRDSDTLERLFAEKSFDAVIHLAARAGVRPSIEDPVEYCSVNVDGTSKLLEACRNHRVETFVFGSSSSVYGNNRKVPFAEDDPVDRPISPYAATKKAGEVICHTYHHLYGMKIACLRFFTVYGPRQRPEMAIHKFVRKIFNEETLDQYGDGGSARDYTFVADIVRGIVAAMERASSYHIWNLGGSECLKLSELIAAIASEVGKPAKIRQLPLQAGDVDQTWADITRAREELDWKAETTHGEGLKQFISWYREHAGVGRSE, encoded by the coding sequence GTGGCGCGATCGAAGACAATCCTGGTGACAGGCGGTGCGGGGTTCATCGGTTCCCATCTTGCCGAGGCCTTGCTGGCCCGGAACGATCGTGTTGTTGTGTTGGACAACTTCGACCCGTTCTACGAGGAGTCCATCAAACGTCGCTACATCCAAAAGGCGCAGAAGTCGTCGGACTACCGGTTGGTCGAGGGTGACATCCGCGACTCCGACACCCTGGAGCGACTGTTCGCGGAGAAGTCCTTCGATGCGGTCATCCATCTGGCCGCGCGGGCGGGTGTCCGCCCATCCATCGAGGACCCGGTTGAGTACTGTTCGGTGAACGTGGATGGGACCAGCAAGCTCCTCGAGGCATGCCGCAACCACCGTGTCGAGACGTTCGTGTTCGGGTCTTCAAGTTCGGTCTACGGAAACAACCGTAAGGTGCCGTTCGCGGAGGACGATCCGGTCGATCGACCGATCTCACCGTATGCCGCGACGAAGAAGGCCGGTGAGGTGATCTGCCACACCTATCACCATCTCTACGGAATGAAGATCGCGTGCTTACGCTTTTTCACCGTCTATGGACCGCGTCAACGGCCGGAGATGGCGATCCACAAGTTTGTACGCAAGATCTTCAACGAAGAGACACTCGATCAGTACGGTGACGGCGGCTCCGCCCGGGACTATACGTTCGTCGCGGATATCGTTCGCGGCATCGTGGCGGCCATGGAGCGGGCGTCGAGTTACCACATCTGGAACCTGGGTGGCTCCGAGTGTCTGAAGCTGTCCGAGTTGATCGCGGCGATCGCATCCGAGGTCGGCAAACCGGCGAAGATCCGGCAATTGCCGCTCCAGGCGGGCGACGTCGATCAGACCTGGGCGGATATCACGCGAGCGCGTGAGGAACTCGATTGGAAGGCCGAGACCACTCACGGCGAGGGCTTGAAACAATTCATAAGCTGGTATCGAGAGCATGCCGGCGTCGGGAGATCGGAATGA
- a CDS encoding UDP-glucose/GDP-mannose dehydrogenase family protein: protein MNICVVGTGYVGLVTGACFAEFGNPVVCVDKDASKIDALNDGKIPIYEPGLDDLVHRNASAGRLKFTTNLNESIQDALVVFIAVGTPQDENGRANLSFVRDVARSVGENLNSYKVVVTKSTVPAGTGEMIRKIISETRSEEVEFSVASNPEFLREGSAIEDFMRPNRVVLGTDDEQAAAILQDLYRPLFLIETPIVVTNVVTAELIKYASNAFLATKICYINEMADLSESLGADVNVVAKAMGLDRRIGQKFLHAGPGYGGSCFPKDTRAIAGLASDFGHELRIVRAVIEVNERRADVMLEKIEKTLGGDAKGKTIGMLGLTFKPNTDDLRESPAVAIVDKLLARGAKVQAYDPVGMELLKAEGGRDGLTFCGDEYETATGADAVVLATEWNQFRSLDMRRLKELLAKPVMIDLRNIYDRKPMEDAGFTYVGVGR from the coding sequence ATGAATATCTGCGTGGTTGGCACGGGATATGTGGGTTTGGTGACGGGGGCCTGTTTCGCCGAGTTCGGCAACCCTGTCGTCTGTGTCGATAAGGACGCGTCGAAGATCGACGCACTCAATGACGGCAAGATTCCGATCTACGAGCCGGGACTCGACGATCTGGTGCATCGAAACGCCAGCGCCGGTCGGCTTAAATTCACGACCAACCTGAACGAGAGTATTCAAGATGCGCTGGTCGTGTTCATCGCCGTCGGGACACCCCAGGACGAGAACGGGCGGGCCAACCTGAGCTTCGTGCGAGACGTGGCTCGCTCGGTCGGTGAGAACCTCAACTCCTACAAGGTTGTGGTGACGAAGAGCACGGTTCCGGCCGGGACCGGCGAGATGATTCGCAAGATCATCAGCGAGACGCGATCCGAAGAGGTCGAGTTCAGCGTTGCGTCCAATCCGGAATTCCTCCGTGAAGGGTCGGCGATCGAGGATTTTATGCGGCCCAACCGGGTCGTCCTGGGAACCGATGACGAGCAGGCCGCGGCGATCCTCCAGGATCTCTATCGGCCGCTGTTCCTGATCGAGACTCCGATCGTCGTGACGAACGTCGTAACCGCGGAGCTGATCAAGTACGCTTCCAACGCGTTCCTGGCGACGAAGATCTGTTACATCAACGAGATGGCCGATCTGTCCGAGAGTCTTGGTGCCGATGTCAACGTCGTCGCGAAGGCGATGGGCCTGGATCGTCGCATCGGGCAGAAATTTCTCCACGCGGGGCCGGGTTACGGCGGTTCGTGTTTTCCGAAGGACACCCGGGCGATCGCAGGGTTGGCATCGGACTTCGGCCATGAACTACGGATTGTTCGCGCCGTCATCGAGGTCAACGAGCGTCGCGCGGACGTCATGCTGGAGAAGATCGAGAAGACGCTGGGTGGCGACGCCAAGGGCAAGACGATCGGCATGCTGGGGCTGACGTTCAAACCCAATACCGATGATCTCCGGGAATCCCCGGCAGTTGCGATCGTCGATAAGTTGCTGGCCCGCGGTGCGAAGGTTCAGGCGTATGATCCGGTGGGAATGGAGTTGCTCAAGGCCGAAGGGGGTAGAGACGGATTGACCTTCTGTGGCGATGAGTACGAGACTGCAACCGGTGCCGACGCTGTTGTGTTGGCAACCGAGTGGAATCAATTCCGCTCGCTGGACATGCGACGCCTGAAGGAACTGCTGGCCAAGCCGGTCATGATCGACCTACGAAACATCTACGATCGCAAGCCGATGGAAGACGCCGGCTTCACCTATGTTGGAGTCGGTCGTTGA
- a CDS encoding nucleotide sugar dehydrogenase, protein MSQQKKKLLQRIENREARIGVIGMGYVGLPLAVEFADAGFHVTGIDVDTSKVKGINAGKSHVQDVPGAEVARLVKKRKLTAKASFRGCGKFDAIIICVPTPLRKTKDPDISYIVAATSEISREMRAGQLIILESTTYPGTTEEVVRGALETSKLKGGRDFYLAFSPERVDPGNETFKTHNTPKVVGGSSPDCTEVAALLYRQVIDTVHTVSSTEAAEMIKLLENTFRAVNIALVNEVSLMCEKLGVDVWEVIEGAATKPFGYMPFFPGPGIGGHCIPLDPHYLSWKLKTLNYSARFIELASEINGDMPSVVVRRISSMLNNKKLSVNGARVMIVGTTYKRDTGDARESPAVDVMKLLGERGARLSYHDPFVPQIDLPEYGTIRRSALSEKNLKSADIVVIITDHTSYDYAFVVRHSRQVLDTRNATRDVRGGRSKIQKL, encoded by the coding sequence ATGAGTCAGCAAAAAAAGAAGCTTCTGCAGAGAATCGAGAACCGTGAGGCACGAATCGGCGTCATCGGGATGGGCTATGTGGGCCTACCGCTGGCGGTCGAGTTTGCCGATGCCGGTTTCCACGTGACCGGTATCGACGTCGATACCAGCAAGGTCAAGGGGATCAATGCCGGCAAGAGTCACGTCCAGGACGTCCCCGGAGCCGAGGTGGCCCGGCTGGTCAAGAAGCGAAAGCTAACGGCCAAGGCATCCTTCCGCGGTTGTGGGAAGTTCGACGCGATCATCATCTGCGTCCCGACACCTCTCCGTAAGACCAAGGACCCCGACATCTCGTACATCGTTGCGGCGACGTCGGAGATCTCCAGGGAGATGCGAGCCGGGCAACTGATCATCCTCGAGTCGACGACCTACCCCGGAACCACCGAGGAAGTGGTCCGCGGAGCACTGGAGACGTCGAAGCTAAAGGGTGGTCGCGATTTCTATCTGGCCTTCTCTCCGGAACGAGTCGATCCCGGAAACGAGACATTCAAGACCCACAACACACCAAAGGTCGTCGGCGGCTCGAGCCCCGACTGCACCGAGGTGGCTGCGTTGCTCTATCGACAGGTCATCGACACCGTGCACACGGTCTCCTCGACCGAGGCAGCGGAGATGATCAAGCTCCTGGAGAACACCTTCCGTGCGGTCAACATCGCCCTGGTCAACGAAGTCTCGTTGATGTGCGAGAAGCTCGGCGTGGACGTCTGGGAGGTCATCGAGGGTGCGGCGACGAAGCCCTTCGGTTATATGCCGTTCTTCCCGGGGCCCGGAATCGGCGGGCACTGCATCCCGCTGGACCCCCACTACCTGTCGTGGAAACTGAAGACGCTGAACTACTCGGCGCGATTCATCGAACTCGCGTCTGAGATCAACGGCGACATGCCCTCGGTCGTCGTTCGACGGATCAGTTCCATGCTCAACAACAAGAAGCTGTCGGTGAATGGCGCGCGAGTGATGATCGTCGGAACGACCTATAAGCGCGATACCGGCGATGCTCGCGAGTCGCCCGCGGTGGACGTCATGAAGCTCCTCGGTGAGCGCGGGGCGCGACTCTCGTACCACGACCCGTTCGTCCCGCAGATTGACCTGCCGGAGTACGGCACGATTCGACGTTCGGCGCTGAGCGAGAAGAACCTCAAGTCCGCGGACATCGTCGTGATCATTACGGATCACACCAGCTATGACTACGCATTCGTCGTACGCCACTCGAGACAGGTGCTCGATACACGCAACGCGACGCGGGACGTCCGTGGTGGTCGAAGCAAGATCCAGAAGCTTTAG
- a CDS encoding ABC transporter ATP-binding protein, translating into MSEAFIRYQGIHKSFGQTPVLAGVDLDIRRGQTVVVMGGSGSGKSVLLRHAIGLHCPDSGEVWVDGQEITEFDEEQLIETRKKVGMLFQAGALFDSMTVEDNVAYALREHTQRDETAILDRVREVLTLVELSDIEKQMPASLSGGMRKRVALARAIALAPQAILYDEPTTGLDPITANAINRLIRSLQARLNVTSVVVTHDIHSAFAVGDRIAFLHEGKIYFDGTVEEARSCREPVLRNFLEGGGYGA; encoded by the coding sequence ATGAGCGAGGCCTTCATTCGCTATCAGGGGATCCACAAGTCCTTCGGTCAAACGCCGGTCCTCGCCGGCGTCGATCTCGATATCCGCCGCGGACAGACCGTCGTGGTGATGGGTGGTTCGGGTAGCGGCAAGTCGGTCCTTCTACGACACGCCATCGGTCTGCACTGTCCGGATAGTGGTGAGGTCTGGGTCGATGGTCAGGAGATTACGGAGTTCGACGAAGAGCAGCTGATCGAGACACGCAAGAAGGTCGGGATGTTGTTTCAGGCCGGCGCGCTGTTCGATTCGATGACGGTGGAGGACAACGTCGCCTACGCGCTCCGCGAACATACGCAGCGTGACGAGACGGCGATCCTGGATCGCGTCCGCGAGGTCCTGACGCTGGTGGAACTGTCCGACATCGAAAAGCAGATGCCGGCCAGCCTGTCGGGTGGGATGCGGAAACGAGTCGCGCTGGCGCGGGCGATCGCCCTGGCTCCGCAGGCGATCCTGTACGACGAGCCGACCACGGGGTTGGATCCGATCACCGCCAACGCGATCAACCGACTCATCCGCAGTCTTCAGGCTCGCCTGAACGTCACGTCGGTCGTCGTGACTCACGACATCCATTCGGCCTTTGCGGTGGGCGATCGGATCGCATTTCTGCACGAGGGCAAGATCTACTTCGATGGTACGGTGGAAGAGGCTCGCAGTTGCCGCGAGCCCGTGTTGAGGAATTTCCTCGAGGGAGGCGGATATGGCGCGTAG
- a CDS encoding ABC transporter permease, with amino-acid sequence MSSNLEELGGMARLGWDALRVGVRRPFGFRLFLDQLHELGVKSLTITNITLLFTGMVLAIQTAYSLAAYGGKSFVGDVVALSVVRELGPVLAALVVAGRVGAGITAELGSMAVTEQVDALRALAASPVKKLVVPRVWALLLGLPVLTILADAVALFGGLLMAVFELGQSRVYYMSHVFEALRPQDLVSGIGKTVFFAFFIGVIACYNGLNARGGADGVGRATTSTVVTSSIAVIISDFFLTKMFLVLFP; translated from the coding sequence GTGAGCTCCAATCTCGAGGAACTAGGCGGGATGGCGCGTCTGGGTTGGGATGCGCTTCGCGTGGGCGTGCGGCGTCCCTTCGGCTTCCGGTTGTTCCTCGACCAACTTCACGAACTGGGTGTGAAGTCCCTCACCATCACCAACATCACGCTCCTCTTCACGGGGATGGTGCTGGCGATCCAGACGGCCTATTCCCTGGCGGCCTACGGTGGCAAGTCGTTCGTCGGCGATGTCGTGGCCCTGTCCGTCGTTCGCGAGCTGGGGCCGGTCCTGGCCGCCCTCGTCGTGGCCGGTCGCGTGGGTGCGGGGATCACCGCAGAGCTGGGCTCCATGGCAGTCACCGAGCAGGTGGATGCCCTACGGGCGCTTGCTGCGAGTCCCGTCAAGAAACTGGTCGTGCCGCGAGTCTGGGCGCTGCTTCTCGGTCTACCGGTTCTTACGATCCTCGCCGATGCGGTGGCGCTGTTCGGTGGGTTGCTGATGGCGGTCTTCGAGCTCGGCCAGTCGCGGGTCTACTACATGTCTCACGTCTTCGAGGCGCTCCGACCGCAGGACCTGGTCAGCGGTATCGGCAAGACCGTGTTCTTCGCGTTCTTCATCGGTGTGATCGCCTGCTACAACGGACTGAACGCACGTGGTGGCGCCGACGGCGTCGGGCGGGCGACCACCAGCACGGTGGTTACGTCGTCGATCGCGGTCATCATCTCGGACTTCTTTCTGACCAAGATGTTCCTGGTGCTCTTTCCATGA
- a CDS encoding 1-acyl-sn-glycerol-3-phosphate acyltransferase — MVRGFLSWLVFLVVTPLCAIPGAIVSSFNGDSHGTMRAGRAWARAMLWVTGTRVVYRNLDRLTSNQPCIYVVNHESYLDVWVLLRVLPLTTRFVAKASLFRVPAMGWAMRAAGFIPIDRGNRNRAIRSLDTAIERIKAGRNVLLFPEGTRSRSGELQPFKKGPFHLAMRAGVSVVPVVIHGTHRIMRPGTWKVRSGVATVQVLEPVDISSFDADGHNGLRKSVRAQFVDALADVAG; from the coding sequence ATGGTTCGTGGATTTCTATCATGGCTCGTATTCCTCGTGGTCACACCGCTCTGTGCCATTCCCGGTGCCATCGTCAGTTCTTTCAACGGTGACAGCCACGGAACGATGCGGGCGGGTCGCGCGTGGGCTCGCGCGATGCTGTGGGTGACAGGGACGCGGGTCGTCTACCGGAACCTCGACCGGCTGACCTCGAACCAGCCCTGCATCTACGTCGTCAACCACGAGTCCTACCTCGATGTCTGGGTGCTCTTACGGGTCTTACCGCTGACGACACGTTTCGTTGCCAAGGCATCGTTGTTCCGCGTCCCGGCCATGGGCTGGGCCATGCGGGCAGCGGGGTTCATCCCGATTGACCGTGGCAACCGCAATCGCGCGATCCGCTCCCTCGATACGGCGATCGAGCGGATCAAGGCCGGGCGCAACGTCCTGTTGTTCCCCGAGGGTACCCGCAGTCGAAGCGGCGAACTGCAGCCGTTCAAGAAGGGACCCTTCCACCTGGCCATGCGTGCCGGCGTGTCGGTCGTTCCCGTCGTGATCCACGGAACCCATCGCATCATGCGCCCGGGGACGTGGAAGGTGCGTTCCGGCGTCGCGACGGTTCAGGTTCTCGAACCGGTCGATATCTCTTCGTTCGACGCCGACGGTCACAACGGCCTTCGCAAGTCGGTCCGCGCGCAATTCGTCGACGCCCTGGCGGATGTCGCGGGATGA